The sequence below is a genomic window from Wyeomyia smithii strain HCP4-BCI-WySm-NY-G18 chromosome 1, ASM2978416v1, whole genome shotgun sequence.
TGAATATACAAACTTTCTCACAGTATATGCAAGTGCTAGTTAGAGCTGGTTTGAACGCGTCACTGTATAGTGATCAGAAAACCAATCATCAGAGAATAAAAGACAAAGGTATTAAAGGCAAAGACTTTTGCGGGGCACACACTACCGAAGAGTCACCGAAATCTCCTGAAAAGGAGATAGATGAAAAGCAAAGCTCCTCCTCCAGGCCTACATGTCTGGTGTGCAATAATCCGGAACATCGCGTCAAGCACTGTCCTGATTTCGCAAAGCTGGAACTGGATGAACGTTGGAAACTGATCCAACGTTTCGGATTATGCCGAAGTTGTTTGGGAGCCAACGGAGGCGACCATGTCAGATTCGAAAGTACTGCGACGTAGATGGATGTCAGCGAAGACATCATAAATTGCTACACGATCAGAAGTTTCATAGCGGAGCAAAGCCGAATTCTAATTCAGATAAAAAGACTCCCAAGCAGGACAGCAATGCGAACAAGAAGGAGGTAACGCGAAATCTGACCGATAAAGGGAACAGTTCGAATGCCGTAACAAACCATCATTCCGCTGGTCAAGCGGCACTatttcgtatcatattagtGACTTTATATGGGAACAACCGATCTGTGCTGGCATACGCTTTTCTGGACGACGGGTCGTCTAGAACACTAGTTGACGAGGCCATCGTGAAGCAACTAGGCGTGAGTGGGGAGACACAACCTTTGTGTCTGCAATGGACAGCCAACATGAAGCGCACAGAATCCGATTCTCAGCGTATTACGCTGGAAATAGCTGGGTGTGCTAATGAGAGCAAGTATAAACTAACTGACGTACGAACGGTTACCAAGTTGGATCTACCCGAACAGTCTTTGCGCTACAATGAAATGGTGAAAGCTTATCCTTATCTAAAAGGATTACCTGTTGAAGACTACGACAAAGCAACGCCATGTATCCTTATTGGTAACGACAACGCTCATGTAACAGCGACATTGAAAATGCGTGATGGATAGCCAGGAGAACCTATTGCCGCTAAATCGCGGCTAGGATGGACTGTATATGGTTTCAATCAAGATTCATCTGTCGGACGTGCTCATAGCTTTCACATATGCGAGTGCAAGAAACAGGATCAATCCGTACACGAACTAGTAGAGAAGTTTTTCGCGGTTGAGAGTCTCGGTATAATGGAAGTATCGTGCCCAGAGTCAGCTGACGTACAACGTGCGAATCAGATTCTGCAGGGAACGATCAGGCGAGTCGGGCAGCGTTTTGAAATCGGCTTGCTGTGGAGATTTGACCACTTTGAATTCCCGGACAGTTACCCGATGGCGGTGCGACGCTTGCAATGTTTGGAACGGCGGATCCAAAGCGATCCTGTGATAGGTGAAAGCGTAAAGAGACAGATGGTCGAGTATCAAGAAAAAGGATACATCCATAAGGCGACAGAAGCAGAACTCCAGAAGGCGGATATGCGACGTGCGTGGTATTTACCACTTGGTATAGTTTTGAACCCTAAGAAGCCGAACAAAGTTCGTATATTCTGTGACGCAGCAGCCAAAGTGGACGGCGTTTTGCTGAATACAATGTTGATGAAAGGGCCAGATTTGCTAAATACGTTGCTGGGAGTACTGTATGGGTTCCGCGAAAAACGCATCGCCTTTTCTGCCGATTTGAAAGAAATGTTTCACCAAATTCTGGTGCGTAATAAAGATCGGCACGCTCAAAGGCTGCTTTGGCGAGAGGACTCAACGCTGGCTCCGGAGGTCTTTGTGATGAACGTGGTTACCTTTGGAGCAGCTTGCTCCCCATGTTTGGCACAATATGTGAAGAATAAAAACGCGCAAGAACACGCCTATAAATATCCAGCCGCTTCGGATGCCATCATCCGGAAACATTATGTTGACGACTACCTCGATAGTGCGGACGATGTTGAAGAAGCAGTAAAGTTGGCACTAGAAGTTAAATACGTTCACAAACTTGGAGGTTTTGAATTGCGGAACTGGTTGTCCAACTCAAAAGAGGTACTCGCACATGTCGGGGAAAACGATCCATCCAAGGAAAAATGTCTTCAGCTGGACATAGGAGAGGCGGTGGAGCGTGTGCTTGGAATGTTTTGGAAACCGGAGCAGGATATTATAACATACTCTACGGAATTGGCTGTAGCTACGGAGCGTCCCACCAAGCGACAAGCGCTGCGCGTAGTGATGAGTCCATTCGACCCTGCTGGACTATTGTGTTATTTTCTGATTCATGGCAAAATATTGATCCAAGAGTTGTGGAGAGCCAAGACCGAGTGGGACGAATTAATTCTAGAGAACCTGTGTGAGAGATGGTGGAGATGGACTGATTTGTTCCGCTATCTGGACAAAATCAAAATACCGCGTTGCTATTTTCCTGCTCGTTCAACGCAAGAGATCGTGACATTACAGCTACATATCTTTGTTGATGCGAGTGAGGTGGCATATGCGTGCGTAGGTTATTTACGAGCTATTTTCCCTGGCAGCATCGAAGTGGCTTTAGTCGGAGGAAAATCGAAAGTGGCACCGCTGAAGGCACACTCGATCCCGCGATTGGAGCTGATGGCAGCGGTTATCGGTGTTCGGCTGATGAAAATAGTGTTGAAGAGCCACTCCCTACGGATTGAGCGCACGGTTCTATGGAGCGATTCCAAAACCGTTCTGGCATGGATAAATTCAGACCTTCGCAATTATCGACAATTCGTCGCATGCCGAGTGGGAGAAATCCTATGCAAGTCCCAGGCGGAACAATGGCGTTGGGTGCCGACCAAAGAGAATATTGCAGACGAGGCGACGAAATGGGGAAAAGGTCCCTGTATGTCTCCCACGGGACGGTGGTTCTTGGGACCGGAGTTCTTGCGTCTAACAGAAGGTGAATGGCCAGTTTCGGTGCAATCAACTGATGCCAAAACGGAGGAAGAATTACGCGCATGCATGATTCATCAAGATGTTATCAAGCGAGAAAACATGCACTGGGAAATTTTTTCCAAATGGAATCGTTTAAATCGTGCGGTGGCATATATGCTTCGGATCATAAGACTCATGCGGGAGAAAAAAGGAAAGCGCACAACAAGAGAGTTGGAGCGTGTTAAGGCGATACTACAGGGAAAACAATGGAGCTTGCTGCAGTTCGATCCGCTCGAGCAGGAAGAAATGCAGTTGGCAGAGACTACCATTTTTCGCTGGGTGCAGAGAGAGCAGTATCCCGATGAGTCAGTGACTCTATTCCACAATCGTGGTGAGCAGAACAGACGACAGGTTAAACTGGAGAGAACTAGTCCCATCCGCAAAGCTTCTCCGTTCATGGATGAGTGTGGAATTATTCGATCGGATGGCAGGATAGCAGCAGCAACATGTGTCACGTTTTCCACGAAGTTTCCGATTATCCTTCCGAAACAGCACTGGGTAACGTATTTGATTTGTGACTGGTATCATCAGAAACACTATCATGCAAACCGAGAGACTATAGTGAATGAGATGAGGCAGCGGTTTCACATTTCGGAGCTCAGAGCATTAGTAAGAATGTGTCCGAAGAAATGCCAGGTTTGCAAGGTTAAAAATCCGATAGCGGCAGTGCCTCGAGAGGCACCGCTTCCCGCAGCAAGATTGCAGGCGTACGTGCGTCCGTTCTCATATGTAGGCGTGGATTATTTTGGGCCACTCGAAGTGCGTGTTAATCGTAGTCACGTCAAGAGGTGGGTGGCGTTGTTCACCTGCATGACTGTACGAGCAATCCACCTGGAAGTTGTACACTCACTTTCTACTGAATCTTTCAAAATGGCACTCCGCCGCTTCATCAGTGCACGTGGGGCTCCTGTTGAGATCCGTAGTGACCAGGGTACAAATTTTGTAGGGGCAAATAACGAGTTAAGGAGAAAACTTAAAAACATCAACGAGCAGCTTTGTGAAACGTTTACTAATGTAGAAACCAAGTGGGTCTTCAACCCACCCGGTGCACCTCATATGGGTGGCGCATGGGAGAGATTGGTGCGGTCGGTAAAATGTGCTTTGGCTGCCATGGATACAACTAGAAAACCGAACGAAGAGACTTTGGCGACGTTGGTGAAGGAAGTGGAGAGTTTGATAAACTCCAGGCCGCTCACATACATCCCGTTGGAAGTTGGGGAACAAGAAGCTCTCACGCCAAACCACTTCCTTCTTCTGAGCTCGAGTGGTGTGGTGCAAACTCCGAAATCGTTGACAGATATGAAGCAAGCAAGTCGGTCCGAGTGGAACAAATGCCAGGGGATGATTGATCAGTTCTGGCGTCGCTGGGTACGCGAATATCTTCCGACTATAGCTCGGAGAACCAAATGGTTTGAAGAAACCAAGCCTAAAGAGGTAGGATATCTGGTTGTCGCAGTGGAAGAGAAAGTACGCAACGGATGGATGCGAGGACGAGTGGTGAAAATCATTAAAGGACGTGATGGTCGCGTAAGAACGGCAGTAATTCAAACGAGTCGCAACACGTTAATGGAAAGACCGGTAGCTAAATTGGCGCGGTTAGACATTGTAGTTGGTGGTAAAGCAGATCCGGAGGCCTGACCAGCTTTACGGGTCGGGGAATGTTGCGGAGTAACGCACCAAGACCACTGGAGTGGTGTAAGCAGACGGTGTAGCGCGACGCACTGTCATGGTGATAAGGAGATTGACAGATGGCAGGAAAAAGAAATAAGGAAGAAGACGAGAAAAAGTGCCAGTAATGTGGAAACTAGTTAGCAGAAGAATTTGCAAGAATTCATCTATAATTAACCTATCAATGAGAATCACGAGAAGAGAAAAGTAGCTCAAAGTTTGTACTGAAAGTATACCGGATTGACGAGAGGAAAAATTTATTAGCGGTAGTACAGTTCAGAG
It includes:
- the LOC129716780 gene encoding uncharacterized protein LOC129716780; this translates as MKISERSGNLDRHDANLPVAGSTSGALPTSLPQWTQDGAEDAAPEQPWEGPTPRQIAARHVMAKELPTFTGRAEEWPMFFSSFVNTTQACGYSNAENLSRLQKCLKGNALTHVQSLLLHPEGVPHVLTQLEQLYGRPELLIHTLLQRIREVQSPKDGDPESLVAFGLMVQNLCNHMIAARQEAHINNPELLHTLISKLPVNWWMDWSLYQERCTVVNIQTFSQYMQVLVRAGLNASLYSDQKTNHQRIKDKGIKGKDFCGAHTTEESPKSPEKEIDEKQSSSSRPTCLVCNNPEHRVKHCPDFAKLELDERWKLIQRFGLCRSCLGANGGDHKFHSGAKPNSNSDKKTPKQDSNANKKEVTRNLTDKGNSSNAVTNHHSAGQAALFRIILVTLYGNNRSVLAYAFLDDGSSRTLVDEAIVKQLGVSGETQPLCLQWTANMKRTESDSQRITLEIAGCANESKYKLTDVRTVTKLDLPEQSLRYNEMVKAYPYLKGLPVEDYDKATPCILIDSSVGRAHSFHICECKKQDQSVHELVEKFFAVESLGIMEVSCPESADVQRANQILQGTIRRVGQRFEIGLLWRFDHFEFPDSYPMAVRRLQCLERRIQSDPVIGESVKRQMVEYQEKGYIHKATEAELQKADMRRAWYLPLGIVLNPKKPNKVRIFCDAAAKVDGVLLNTMLMKGPDLLNTLLGVLYGFREKRIAFSADLKEMFHQILVRNKDRHAQRLLWREDSTLAPEVFVMNVVTFGAACSPCLAQYVKNKNAQEHAYKYPAASDAIIRKHYVDDYLDSADDVEEAVKLALEVKYVHKLGGFELRNWLSNSKEVLAHVGENDPSKEKCLQLDIGEAVERVLGMFWKPEQDIITYSTELAVATERPTKRQALRVVMSPFDPAGLLCYFLIHGKILIQELWRAKTEWDELILENLCERWWRWTDLFRYLDKIKIPRCYFPARSTQEIVTLQLHIFVDASEVAYACVGYLRAIFPGSIEVALVGGKSKVAPLKAHSIPRLELMAAVIGVRLMKIVLKSHSLRIERTVLWSDSKTVLAWINSDLRNYRQFVACRVGEILCKSQAEQWRWVPTKENIADEATKWGKGPCMSPTGRWFLGPEFLRLTEGEWPVSVQSTDAKTEEELRACMIHQDVIKRENMHWEIFSKWNRLNRAVAYMLRIIRLMREKKGKRTTRELERVKAILQGKQWSLLQFDPLEQEEMQLAETTIFRWVQREQYPDESVTLFHNRGEQNRRQVKLERTSPIRKASPFMDECGIIRSDGRIAAATCVTFSTKFPIILPKQHWVTYLICDWYHQKHYHANRETIVNEMRQRFHISELRALVRMCPKKCQVCKVKNPIAAVPREAPLPAARLQAYVRPFSYVGVDYFGPLEVRVNRSHVKRWVALFTCMTVRAIHLEVVHSLSTESFKMALRRFISARGAPVEIRSDQGTNFVGANNELRRKLKNINEQLCETFTNVETKWVFNPPGAPHMGGAWERLVRSVKCALAAMDTTRKPNEETLATLVKEVESLINSRPLTYIPLEVGEQEALTPNHFLLLSSSGVVQTPKSLTDMKQASRSEWNKCQGMIDQFWRRWVREYLPTIARRTKWFEETKPKEVGYLVVAVEEKVRNGWMRGRVVKIIKGRDGRVRTAVIQTSRNTLMERPVAKLARLDIVVGGKADPEA